A single Penaeus vannamei isolate JL-2024 chromosome 22, ASM4276789v1, whole genome shotgun sequence DNA region contains:
- the Adk2 gene encoding uncharacterized protein Adk2 isoform X3: MSSREHNDNVKRIKLNVPEGILFGMGNPLLDICVNSNEDFLKKYDLEANNAILAEDKHIPMYKEMAEMEGVEYIAGGATQNSMRVAQWILREPKCATFMGSIGKDEFGKTLAKKAEEAGVVVRYQKQDDHSTGTCAVIVTKSGTCRSLVANLAAANHFTKSHLEIAENKALMEKANFYYISGFFLTVSPESILMVGEHACENNKVFCMNLSAPFLCEFFKDPMMKAFPYIDILFGNETEAAKFAEIHEFGTTDVKDIALKTAALPKKNSKRERIVVFTQGAEDIIVARGGKITQFPVVRLPTEKLIDTNGAGDAFVGGFISQLVQGKPVESCIKCGIWAATEIIQRSGCSFPADLHYTE; the protein is encoded by the exons GGAAGGCATACTTTTTGGCATGGGCAACCCCCTGCTGGACATCTGCGTCAACAGCAACGAGGACTTCCTAAAGAAATACGACTTGGAGGCCAACAATGCGATCCTGGCTGAGGACAAGCACATTCCCATGTACAAAGAGATGGCAGAGATGGAAGGTGTGGAGTACATTGCCGGAGGAGCCACACAGAACTCCATGAGAGTAGCACAG TGGATCCTCAGAGAACCTAAGTGCGCCACCTTCATGGGATCCATCGGCAAGGACGAGTTTGGCAAGACGTTAGCGAAAAAGGCCGAGGAAGCGGGCGTTGTTGTGCGTTATCAGAAGCAGGACGACCATTCCACAG GTACATGTGCTGTAATTGTGACAAAGAGTGGAACATGCAGGTCACTTGTAGCCAATCTTGCTGCCGCCAATCACTTCACCAAGTCCCACCTGGAAATTGCCGAGAACAAAGCCCTTATGGAGAAGGCCAACTTCTACTATATCTCA GGATTCTTCCTCACTGTGTCACCCGAGTCAATCCTGATGGTGGGCGAACACGCCTGTGAGAACAACAAGGTGTTTTGTATGAACCTGTCAGCCCCATTCCTGTGCGAGTTCTTCAAGGACCCCATGATGAAGGCCTTCCCATACATTGACATCCTCTTTGGAAATGAGACA GAAGCTGCCAAGTTTGCAGAGATCCACGAATTTGGTACAACAGATGTAAAAGACATAGCCCTTAAGACAGCTGCCTTGCCCAAGAAGAACTCCAAGAGAGAACGTATTGTTGTGTTCACTCAAGGAGCAGAGGACATTATCGTAGCAAGAG GTGGCAAGATCACACAATTCCCTGTAGTCAGACTCCCCACTGAGAAGCTCATCGACACAAATGGTGCTGGTGATGCTTTTGTCGGAG GCTTCATATCCCAGCTGGTCCAGGGGAAGCCTGTAGAGTCTTGCATAAAGTGCGGCATATGGGCAGCCACCGAGATCATTCAGAGATCCGGATGCAGTTTTCCAGCAGATCTCCACTATACTGAATAA
- the Adk2 gene encoding uncharacterized protein Adk2 isoform X4, translating into MAGAREGILFGMGNPLLDICVNSNEDFLKKYDLEANNAILAEDKHIPMYKEMAEMEGVEYIAGGATQNSMRVAQWILREPKCATFMGSIGKDEFGKTLAKKAEEAGVVVRYQKQDDHSTGTCAVIVTKSGTCRSLVANLAAANHFTKSHLEIAENKALMEKANFYYISGFFLTVSPESILMVGEHACENNKVFCMNLSAPFLCEFFKDPMMKAFPYIDILFGNETEAAKFAEIHEFGTTDVKDIALKTAALPKKNSKRERIVVFTQGAEDIIVARGGKITQFPVVRLPTEKLIDTNGAGDAFVGGFISQLVQGKPVESCIKCGIWAATEIIQRSGCSFPADLHYTE; encoded by the exons GGAAGGCATACTTTTTGGCATGGGCAACCCCCTGCTGGACATCTGCGTCAACAGCAACGAGGACTTCCTAAAGAAATACGACTTGGAGGCCAACAATGCGATCCTGGCTGAGGACAAGCACATTCCCATGTACAAAGAGATGGCAGAGATGGAAGGTGTGGAGTACATTGCCGGAGGAGCCACACAGAACTCCATGAGAGTAGCACAG TGGATCCTCAGAGAACCTAAGTGCGCCACCTTCATGGGATCCATCGGCAAGGACGAGTTTGGCAAGACGTTAGCGAAAAAGGCCGAGGAAGCGGGCGTTGTTGTGCGTTATCAGAAGCAGGACGACCATTCCACAG GTACATGTGCTGTAATTGTGACAAAGAGTGGAACATGCAGGTCACTTGTAGCCAATCTTGCTGCCGCCAATCACTTCACCAAGTCCCACCTGGAAATTGCCGAGAACAAAGCCCTTATGGAGAAGGCCAACTTCTACTATATCTCA GGATTCTTCCTCACTGTGTCACCCGAGTCAATCCTGATGGTGGGCGAACACGCCTGTGAGAACAACAAGGTGTTTTGTATGAACCTGTCAGCCCCATTCCTGTGCGAGTTCTTCAAGGACCCCATGATGAAGGCCTTCCCATACATTGACATCCTCTTTGGAAATGAGACA GAAGCTGCCAAGTTTGCAGAGATCCACGAATTTGGTACAACAGATGTAAAAGACATAGCCCTTAAGACAGCTGCCTTGCCCAAGAAGAACTCCAAGAGAGAACGTATTGTTGTGTTCACTCAAGGAGCAGAGGACATTATCGTAGCAAGAG GTGGCAAGATCACACAATTCCCTGTAGTCAGACTCCCCACTGAGAAGCTCATCGACACAAATGGTGCTGGTGATGCTTTTGTCGGAG GCTTCATATCCCAGCTGGTCCAGGGGAAGCCTGTAGAGTCTTGCATAAAGTGCGGCATATGGGCAGCCACCGAGATCATTCAGAGATCCGGATGCAGTTTTCCAGCAGATCTCCACTATACTGAATAA
- the Adk2 gene encoding uncharacterized protein Adk2 isoform X5, translating to MEGILFGMGNPLLDICVNSNEDFLKKYDLEANNAILAEDKHIPMYKEMAEMEGVEYIAGGATQNSMRVAQWILREPKCATFMGSIGKDEFGKTLAKKAEEAGVVVRYQKQDDHSTGTCAVIVTKSGTCRSLVANLAAANHFTKSHLEIAENKALMEKANFYYISGFFLTVSPESILMVGEHACENNKVFCMNLSAPFLCEFFKDPMMKAFPYIDILFGNETEAAKFAEIHEFGTTDVKDIALKTAALPKKNSKRERIVVFTQGAEDIIVARGGKITQFPVVRLPTEKLIDTNGAGDAFVGGFISQLVQGKPVESCIKCGIWAATEIIQRSGCSFPADLHYTE from the exons GGAAGGCATACTTTTTGGCATGGGCAACCCCCTGCTGGACATCTGCGTCAACAGCAACGAGGACTTCCTAAAGAAATACGACTTGGAGGCCAACAATGCGATCCTGGCTGAGGACAAGCACATTCCCATGTACAAAGAGATGGCAGAGATGGAAGGTGTGGAGTACATTGCCGGAGGAGCCACACAGAACTCCATGAGAGTAGCACAG TGGATCCTCAGAGAACCTAAGTGCGCCACCTTCATGGGATCCATCGGCAAGGACGAGTTTGGCAAGACGTTAGCGAAAAAGGCCGAGGAAGCGGGCGTTGTTGTGCGTTATCAGAAGCAGGACGACCATTCCACAG GTACATGTGCTGTAATTGTGACAAAGAGTGGAACATGCAGGTCACTTGTAGCCAATCTTGCTGCCGCCAATCACTTCACCAAGTCCCACCTGGAAATTGCCGAGAACAAAGCCCTTATGGAGAAGGCCAACTTCTACTATATCTCA GGATTCTTCCTCACTGTGTCACCCGAGTCAATCCTGATGGTGGGCGAACACGCCTGTGAGAACAACAAGGTGTTTTGTATGAACCTGTCAGCCCCATTCCTGTGCGAGTTCTTCAAGGACCCCATGATGAAGGCCTTCCCATACATTGACATCCTCTTTGGAAATGAGACA GAAGCTGCCAAGTTTGCAGAGATCCACGAATTTGGTACAACAGATGTAAAAGACATAGCCCTTAAGACAGCTGCCTTGCCCAAGAAGAACTCCAAGAGAGAACGTATTGTTGTGTTCACTCAAGGAGCAGAGGACATTATCGTAGCAAGAG GTGGCAAGATCACACAATTCCCTGTAGTCAGACTCCCCACTGAGAAGCTCATCGACACAAATGGTGCTGGTGATGCTTTTGTCGGAG GCTTCATATCCCAGCTGGTCCAGGGGAAGCCTGTAGAGTCTTGCATAAAGTGCGGCATATGGGCAGCCACCGAGATCATTCAGAGATCCGGATGCAGTTTTCCAGCAGATCTCCACTATACTGAATAA
- the LOC113800372 gene encoding oplophorus-luciferin 2-monooxygenase non-catalytic subunit-like: MDTKTLLYILVTISACGGLKIPERATQEKAKHSGILTHLPPPIWKSYAQNKVEFFRQHLRSDTKDWPSKCISSSRGINVHPQRKLLTDTPTEKGGVAVRPHDVLSNWASRKVPEKVSHVRKVTGKSDNLSETTPESLRKLLNELKQKLPLSTENTSQKCSNMCPPSEAFLPCQCDPCSLVINCSAVTNLNKLQELFHTVSFPTTRYHTFMMKSHEFPSVQNQTLLTDNLFGGVSFIKIDIENTHVESIAANAFAGSEGTLEEISLRYNPDLRYFPFEQMVHFTSLKTLTIEGSSLSSIPVLNYLPKLQKLFLNNNNITDVSPMAFASLTALEVLDIGLNRLETINANTFYLSAKTVLVYLDHNCINSIEEEAFSKEQPAVLDISYNYLPDLEETIFTPILDTVMSSDFDGYINAEENPLHCNEILWLQQYPTYYLYLFLPEPGC; encoded by the exons ATGGATACGAAAACCTTGCTGTACATTTTGGTGACCATTTCTGCGTGTGGAGGATTGAAGATTCCTGAAAGAGCGACGCAAGAGAAGGCAAAGCACTCGGGGATCCTCACCCATTTGCCACCCCCAATCTGGAAAAGTTATGCTCAGAACAAAGTTGAATTCTTCCGACAGCATCTGAGGAGTGACACCAAAGATTGGCCTTCCAAGTGCATTTCATCTTCAAGAGGGATAAACGTTCATCCACAACGTAAACTCCTTACAGACACACCTACGGAGAAAGGTGGCGTGGCTGTGCGGCCTCATGATGTCCTTTCTAACTGGGCATCAAGGAAAGTGCCTGAGAAAGTATCACATGTCAGGAAAGTCACTGGAAAGTCAGACAATCTTTCTGAGACAACCCCTGAGTCCCTGAGGAAGCTACTGAATGAGCTGAAACAAAAGCTCCCTCTAAGTACAGAAAATACCTCCCAAAAATGCTCCAACATGTGTCCACCAA GTGAGGCGTTCTTGCCCTGCCAGTGCGATCCATGCTCCTTGGTCATCAACTGCTCTGCTGTTACCAATCTGAACAAACTGCAGGAACTCTTTCACACAGTGTCTTTTCCTACAACAAG GTACCACACATTCATGATGAAATCCCACGAGTTCCCTTCAGTGCAGAACCAAACCTTACTCACAGACAACCTCTTTGGTGGAGTTTCTTTCATCAAGATAGATATTGAGAATACCCACGTGGAAAGTATAGCAGCCAATGCATTTGCTGGAAGTGAGGGGACACTTGAGGAAATCTCCTTGCGGTATAACCCTGATCTTCGATACTTTCCCTTCGAACAG ATGGTTCACTTCACAAGTCTCAAGACCTTGACAATTGAGGGCAGCAGTCTCTCCAGCATCCCTGTCCTTAACTATCTTCCTAAGCTACAGAAACTTttcctaaacaacaacaacattacagACGTTTCTCCAATGGCTTTTGCAAGTCTAACGGCTTTGGAA GTGCTTGACATTGGACTCAACAGATTAGAGACAATCAATGCAAATACGTTTTACTTATCTGCCAAGACTGTCCTGGTCTACCTTGACCACAACTGCATAAACTCCATTGAAGAAGAGGCATTTAGTAAGGAACAGCCAGCAGTCTTGGACATTTCCTATAACTACCTACCTGATCTCGAGGAGACTATCTTTACG CCGATCCTTGACACTGTCATGAGCAGCGACTTTGACGGCTACATTAATGCCGAGGAGAACCCTCTGCACTGCAACGAAATTCTCTGGCTCCAGCAGTATCCGACCTATTACTTGTACCTCTTCCTGCCTGAGCCTGGTTGTTAA